A region from the Rosa rugosa chromosome 6, drRosRugo1.1, whole genome shotgun sequence genome encodes:
- the LOC133715399 gene encoding uncharacterized protein LOC133715399, translating into MCSSSTSCSYKNVHQKKPFPIERRPTMLKDFLNENSNSCSSSGFKSFPRKPQLDCKARNPNPKPNTTITSKLHRSRSKAASTTISAFQSFMNVVKNIQFTAVKTPSLLPRSLSRRLSKKSSWSRKQSIQTQVQISVKVKDILRWTSFRDERLPQSLPWDFASSPHHCTTATTVTESTTTTTTCSNSSNGSSWCDSDFTTESLPSPLGGKNEMGKKYSPCVGRNSMEATAGTARCGELDPKVEVLFCDEDEQHSPVSVLDFHFGEDDEEAFSTTFDQSLANVERTKEMLMQRIKHFQSLANLDADFDSWLSPEEGINFEEEEEEEHGIEERALELLNFVRATSLKPESCEDEMEDKLLLDFFREELGAQRNYQTDDGFNWEIVRKAKAWISEENTGPFEWGLEHKKEAFVRDMHKGGKWINKFEDEKEELALQIETAVLEFLVDELSVDLLLR; encoded by the exons ATGTGTTCTTCCAGTACTTCATGCTCATACAAGAATGTGCATCAGAAAAAGCCTTTTCCAATAGAGCGCAGGCCAACAATGCTCAAGGATTTCCTCAATGAAAATTCCAATTCATGTTCTTCAAGTGGGTTCAAATCATTTCCAAGAAAACCACAACTTGATTGCAAAGCAAGAAACCCAAATCCCAAACCCAATACCACcattactagcaagttacacAGAAGCAGATCAAAAGCAGCATCTACCACAATCTCAGCATTCCAGTCCTTCATGAATGTGGTAAAAAACATCCAATTTACCGCAGTAAAAACTCCCTCCCTTTTACCCCGGAGCCTCTCACGGCGGCTGTCCAAAAAGAGCTCATGGTCAAGGAAGCAGAGTATTCAAACTCAAGTCCAAATCAGTGTGAAGGTCAAAGATATCCTACGGTGGACATCATTTCGCGACGAGAGGTTACCTCAATCTCTGCCGTGGGATTTCGCTTCTTCACCTCACCATTGTACCACAGCCACCACCGTAACAGAGTCCACAACCACTACTACTACTTGTAGTAATAGCAGCAATGGGTCAAGTTGGTGTGACAGTGATTTTACCACGGAGTCTTTACCGTCTCCGTTGGGTGGTAAAAATGAGATGGGTAAAAAGTATTCACCATGTGTCGGCAGGAATTCCATGGAGGCTACGGCAGGGACAGCAAGATGCGGTGAATTGGACCCCAAG GTTGAGGTGCTATTTTGTGATGAAGATGAACAACACAGCCCAGTTTCTGTGCTCGATTTTCACTTTGGGGAAGACGATGAAGAGGCATTTTCGACTACTTTTGACCAAAGCCTTGCCAATGTGGAGA GAACGAAAGAAATGCTTATGCAAAGGATCAAGCACTTTCAGAGTCTTGCCAACCTAGACGCTGATTTCGACTCATGGTTGTCACCGGAAGAAGGTATCAacttcgaagaagaagaagaagaagagcatgGAATTGAAGAGAGGGCATTGGAACTGTTGAATTTTGTCAGAGCAACTAGCTTAAAACCAGAGAGCTGTGAGGACGAAATGGAAGATAAACTATTGTTGGATTTCTTCAGGGAAGAATTGGGTGCACAAAGAAATTATCAAACAGATGATGGGTTTAATTGGGAGATCGTTCGCAAAGCAAAAGCTTGGATTAGTGAGGAAAATACTGGACCCTTTGAGTGGGGACTTGAGCACAAGAAAGAAGCCTTTGTTAGAGATATGCATAAAGGAGGGAAGTGGATTAACAAGTTTGAGGATGAGAAAGAGGAGTTGGCTTTACAAATCGAGACTGCCGTGcttgagttcttggtggatgAGCTTTCGGTTGATCTCTTATTGAGATAA